In Bicyclus anynana chromosome 1, ilBicAnyn1.1, whole genome shotgun sequence, a single window of DNA contains:
- the LOC112047973 gene encoding cell adhesion molecule Dscam2 isoform X2 translates to MKQRAGSATDFVPIVNLGGRFQFLTNGTLWIEAALAYDEGYYMCKAENGVGTPLSKTIFVAINEPARFEVTSHNVSARRDAGATLACEARGDAPLRLAWSRDGAPLDLSTYRLSISEAKTDSGLRSQLYISRTDRQDSGVYKCQAVNAYGHADHYIYLSVQEKPETPQSLSVTEIQSRAVRLSWSLRFDGNSPLLGYALQYTALSAQGAIRVSHWDGATTVNVSLHGTHSHSHVTYVHYSTATRRCWATRCSTRRCRRRAPSASRTGTAPPPSTCRCTAPTLTRTSRTFITRRQLAAAGLRAAVHGAVGAGRHPRLALGRRHHRQRVAARHPLSLARHVRSLLDGNSPLLGYTLQYTALSAQGAIRVSHWDGATTVNVSLHGTHSHSHVTLTKKGDIHYEALLSSLRPHTAYMIRIAAVNQIDHSAYTEAVVVKTQEEAPSEAPSGVSVSAGAAGELLVAWRAPPRDAWHGELLGYSVACAELGPDAVPLPNSTRTLTVNGWSATELTLSALKKFTRYEVRVRAFNGVAAGPASAPVTATTLEGVPEAAPTRVTCSALSSSSIKVSWAPPPPAYRNGIIQGYKIIYAPLSTSHAEGAEIKRVSTTETYLHALHKYSNYSLQVAAYTAAGDGKRSAPAYCMTDEDVPSAPEKIKALPYSSDSVLVSWLPPVHPNGVISHYTVYYREAGRLGKHLSFTVSADNNPEVELMFQVRNLMEKQRYEFWVSATTGSGEGEATLVVGQGPSSRISAGIASFGGERRVGAGRGALLACAAVGAPAPRTRWAHAHAPVTHHRYYQVTRSGHLHIREVNEQSSGNFTCTATNSIGEDSIVYVVKAVLPPGAPQLSLQYTTATSIKLHWSLPTSDIDQPVLGYILQYKQASETEWHSIELSPEQTSYTMDMLKCGTTYNAKIQAQNKISLGPSSEVLTATTRGGRPKAPKAEEHVHTNATAIKINLYAWRDAGCPILGFRVAYRRAGDDHWIQAGAGLSAARHVVGALAPGAWYEVAVEAWSDAGVERVTLLADTHTLAGGRIPPLRAAPPPSGARTGAMRTALVWCAASALVVVGALAAILCVLHAKRKFFCLSNDHYLRDNRKLSESNEAEREKLREGHKLYSSSSINGNEKSNDDSSAELYEISPYATFGGGAAAHSLQFRTLARRDDDAAPPHRRRRRACDHYRYVEARHRLRAAPAPAPTPAPATHWRERSDSDDYSDSAANTTTKGSGGSGGGSAYGSGRRTASSGGQNGSDGLSGVFAPVPPDISSLIDKYQQRKEQERRECTIHV, encoded by the exons ATGAAGCAGAGAG CCGGTTCTGCAACAGATTTCGTGCCCATAGTGAACCTCGGCGGAAGGTTCCAGTTCCTCACAAACGGAACCCTCTGGATTGAGGCAGCGCTGGCTTACGACGAAGGATACTATATGTGCAAAGCTGAAAATGGAGTCGGCACTCCACTCTCCAAAACTATTTTTGTAGCAATTAATG AGCCGGCGCGGTTCGAAGTGACGTCGCACAACGTGTCGGCGCGGCGCGACGCGGGCGCCACGCTGGCGTGCGAGGCGCGGGGCGACGCGCCGCTGCGGCTCGCCTGGTCGCGCGACGGGGCGCCGCTAGACCTGTCTACCTATAG GTTAAGTATATCAGAAGCAAAGACTGATAGTGGTTTAAGGTCCCAGCTGTACATCAGCCGTACCGACCGGCAGGACTCGGGCGTGTACAAGTGCCAGGCGGTGAACGCGTACGGCCACGCCGACCATTATATTTATCTCTCCGTCCAAG AAAAACCCGAAACACCTCAATCTTTATCCGTAACCGAGATCCAGTCGCGTGCGGTGCGGCTGTCGTGGAGCCTACGCTTCGACGGCAACTCGCCGCTGCTGGGCTACGCGCTGCAGTACACGGCGCTGTCGGCGCAGGGCGCCATCCGCGTCTCGCACTGGGACGGCGCCACCACCGTCAACGTGTCGCTGCACGGCACCCACTCTCACTCGCACGTCACGTACGTTCATTACTCGACGGCAACTCGCCGCTGCTGGGCTACGCGCTGCAGTACACGGCGCTGTCGGCGCAGGGCGCCATCCGCGTCTCGCACTGGGACGGCGCCACCACCGTCAACGTGTCGCTGCACGGCACCCACTCTCACTCGCACGTCACGTACGTTCATTACTCGACGGCAACTCGCCGCTGCTGGGCTACGCGCTGCAGTACACGGCGCTGTCGGCGCAGGGCGCCATCCGCGTCTCGCACTGGGACGGCGCCACCACCGTCAACGTGTCGCTGCACGGCACCCACTCTCACTCGCACGTCACGTACGTTCATTACTCGACGGCAACTCGCCGCTGCTGGGCTACACGCTGCAGTACACGGCGCTGTCGGCGCAGGGCGCCATCCGCGTCTCGCACTGGGACGGCGCCACCACCGTCAACGTGTCGCTGCACGGCACCCACTCTCACTCGCACGTCAC ACTCACAAAGAAAGGCGACATCCATTACGAAGCGCTACTGAGCAGCCTACGACCACACACCGCCTACATGATCCGCATCGCTGCCGTCAACCAGATAGACCACAGTGCTTACACTGAAGCTGTCGTCGTCAAGACTCAAGAGGAAG CGCCATCGGAGGCGCCGAGCGGCGTGTCGGTgtcggcgggcgcggcgggcgagcTGCTAGTGGCGTGGCGCGCGCCGCCGCGGGACGCCTGGCACGGCGAGCTGCTGGGCTACTCCGTGGCCTGCGCCGAGTTGGGACCTGACGCCGTGCCGCTGCCGAACTCCACCAG AACTCTAACAGTAAACGGCTGGTCAGCCACCGAGCTGACGCTGTCTGCGCTGAAGAAGTTCACGCGCTACGAGGTGCGCGTGCGAGCCTTCAACGGCGTCGCCGCCGGGCCCGCCTCCGCGCCCGTCACTGCCACTACTCTAGAAGGAG TTCCAGAGGCGGCTCCGACAAGGGTGACGTGTTCTGCGCTGTCGTCTTCGAGCATCAAGGTGTCGtgggcgccgccgccgccggcctACCGCAACGGCATCATACAAGGATACAAAATAATCTACGCGCCACTCTCCACGAGTCATG CGGAGGGCGCGGAGATCAAGCGCGTGTCGACGACGGAGACGTACCTGCACGCGCTGCACAAGTACAGCAACTACTCGCTGCAGGTGGCCGCCTACACCGCGGCCGGCGACGGCAAGCGCAGCGCGCCCGCCTACTGCATGACGGACGAGGACG TGCCATCAGCTCCAGAGAAGATAAAAGCCTTGCCGTACTCCAGCGACTCGGTGCTGGTGAGCTGGCTGCCTCCCGTGCACCCCAACGGCGTCATATCGCACTACACCGTGTACTACCGGGAGGCGGGACG GTTAGGTAAACACTTGAGCTTCACAGTGTCGGCCGATAACAACCCTGAAGTGGAGCTGATGTTCCAAGTGAGGAACCTCATGGAGAAGCAGCGCTACGAGTTCTGGGTGTCCGCCACCACCGGCTCGGGGGAGGGGGAGGCTACCCTCGTCGTGGGACAAGGGCCGAGCTCCAGGA TATCAGCCGGGATAGCGTCGTTCGGCGGCGAGCGACGCGTGGGCGCTGGGCGCGGCGCGCTGCTGGCGTGTGCGGCCGTGGGCGCACCCGCACCGCGCACACGATGGGCGCACGCCCACGCGCCCGTCACGCACCACCGATACTACCAGGTCACGCGCTCCGGACATCTGCACATACGAG AAGTGAACGAGCAGTCTTCAGGCAACTTCACGTGCACAGCCACTAACAGCATCGGCGAGGACTCGATCGTGTACGTGGTGAAGGCGGTGCTGCCGCCCGGCGCGCCGCAGCTGTCCCTGCAGTACACCACGGCCACCAGCATCAAGCTGCACTGGAGCCTGCCCACGTCTGACATCGACCAGCCTGTGCTCG GGTACATTCTCCAGTATAAGCAGGCCTCTGAAACAGAGTGGCACAGCATCGAACTGTCTCCGGAACAGACTTCATACACTATGGACATGTTGAAATGCGGTACCACTTACAACGCCAAAATACAGGCGCAAAATAAAATCTCTCTGGGACCCTCCAGCGAAGTACTCACAGCCACTACAAGAGGAGGAC GTCCTAAAGCGCCCAAGGCCGAAGAGCACGTGCACACGAACGCTACGGCTATCAAAATAAACCTGTACGCGTGGCGCGACGCCGGCTGCCCCATCCTCGGCTTCCGGGTGGCCTACCGCCGCGCCGGCGACGACCACTGGATACAG GCCGGGGCGGGGCTCAGCGCGGCGCGGCACGTCGTGGGCGCGCTGGCGCCGGGCGCGTGGTACGAGGTGGCGGTGGAGGCTTGGAGCGACGCCGGCGTCGAGCGCGTCACGCTGCTGGCCGACACGCACACGCTCGCCGGAG GGCGCATTCCCCCGCTGCGCGCGGCGCCGCCTCCGTCGGGAGCGCGCACGGGCGCCATGCGCACGGCGCTGGTGTGGTGCGCGGCGAGCGCTCTAGTGGTCGTGGGCGCCTTGGCTGCCATCTTGTGTGTCCTACACGCTAAGCGGAA ATTCTTCTGTCTGTCCAACGACCACTACTTGCGAGACAACCGCAAGCTGAGCGAGAGCAACGAGGCGGAGCGCGAGAAGCTGCGGGAGGGACACAAGCTGTACTCCTCCTCCTCCATCAACGGCAATGAGAAATCGAATGATGACTCCTCAG CTGAGCTGTATGAAATTAGTCCATACGCGACATTCGGGGGCGGCGCAGCGGCGCATTCACTGCAGTTTCGTACGCTTGCACGGCGAGACGATGACGCCGCGCCGCCGCACCGACGACGAAGGCGTGCTTGCGACCACTATAGATACG TGGAAGCGAGACATAGACTGCGCGCTGCCCCTGCCCCTGCACCCACACCTGCTCCCGCTACGCACTGGCGGGAACGCTCAGATTCGGATGATTATAGTGATAGTGCTGCCAACACTACCACTAAAG GTTCAGGTGGTTCTGGCGGCGGCAGCGCGTACGGTAGCGGGCGGCGCACCGCCAGCAG TGGAGGTCAAAATGGGAGCGACGGTCTGTCGGGGGTGTTCGCTCCAGTACCTCCCGATATATCTTCACTAATAGATAA GTACCAACAAAGGAAAGAACAAGAACGTCGGGAATGCACAATTCACGTCTAA
- the LOC112047973 gene encoding cell adhesion molecule Dscam2 isoform X1 → MKQRAGSATDFVPIVNLGGRFQFLTNGTLWIEAALAYDEGYYMCKAENGVGTPLSKTIFVAINEPARFEVTSHNVSARRDAGATLACEARGDAPLRLAWSRDGAPLDLSTYRLSISEAKTDSGLRSQLYISRTDRQDSGVYKCQAVNAYGHADHYIYLSVQEKPETPQSLSVTEIQSRAVRLSWSLRFDGNSPLLGYALQYTALSAQGAIRVSHWDGATTVNVSLHGTHSHSHVTYVHYSTATRRCWATRCSTRRCRRRAPSASRTGTAPPPSTCRCTAPTLTRTSRTFITRRQLAAAGLRAAVHGAVGAGRHPRLALGRRHHRQRVAARHPLSLARHVRSLLDGNSPLLGYTLQYTALSAQGAIRVSHWDGATTVNVSLHGTHSHSHVTLTKKGDIHYEALLSSLRPHTAYMIRIAAVNQIDHSAYTEAVVVKTQEEAPSEAPSGVSVSAGAAGELLVAWRAPPRDAWHGELLGYSVACAELGPDAVPLPNSTRTLTVNGWSATELTLSALKKFTRYEVRVRAFNGVAAGPASAPVTATTLEGVPEAAPTRVTCSALSSSSIKVSWAPPPPAYRNGIIQGYKIIYAPLSTSHAEGAEIKRVSTTETYLHALHKYSNYSLQVAAYTAAGDGKRSAPAYCMTDEDVPSAPEKIKALPYSSDSVLVSWLPPVHPNGVISHYTVYYREAGRLGKHLSFTVSADNNPEVELMFQVRNLMEKQRYEFWVSATTGSGEGEATLVVGQGPSSRISAGIASFGGERRVGAGRGALLACAAVGAPAPRTRWAHAHAPVTHHRYYQVTRSGHLHIREVNEQSSGNFTCTATNSIGEDSIVYVVKAVLPPGAPQLSLQYTTATSIKLHWSLPTSDIDQPVLGYILQYKQASETEWHSIELSPEQTSYTMDMLKCGTTYNAKIQAQNKISLGPSSEVLTATTRGGRPKAPKAEEHVHTNATAIKINLYAWRDAGCPILGFRVAYRRAGDDHWIQAGAGLSAARHVVGALAPGAWYEVAVEAWSDAGVERVTLLADTHTLAGGRIPPLRAAPPPSGARTGAMRTALVWCAASALVVVGALAAILCVLHAKRKFFCLSNDHYLRDNRKLSESNEAEREKLREGHKLYSSSSINGNEKSNDDSSAELYEISPYATFGGGAAAHSLQFRTLARRDDDAAPPHRRRRRACDHYRYDESSLSKCSTVEARHRLRAAPAPAPTPAPATHWRERSDSDDYSDSAANTTTKGSGGSGGGSAYGSGRRTASSGGQNGSDGLSGVFAPVPPDISSLIDKYQQRKEQERRECTIHV, encoded by the exons ATGAAGCAGAGAG CCGGTTCTGCAACAGATTTCGTGCCCATAGTGAACCTCGGCGGAAGGTTCCAGTTCCTCACAAACGGAACCCTCTGGATTGAGGCAGCGCTGGCTTACGACGAAGGATACTATATGTGCAAAGCTGAAAATGGAGTCGGCACTCCACTCTCCAAAACTATTTTTGTAGCAATTAATG AGCCGGCGCGGTTCGAAGTGACGTCGCACAACGTGTCGGCGCGGCGCGACGCGGGCGCCACGCTGGCGTGCGAGGCGCGGGGCGACGCGCCGCTGCGGCTCGCCTGGTCGCGCGACGGGGCGCCGCTAGACCTGTCTACCTATAG GTTAAGTATATCAGAAGCAAAGACTGATAGTGGTTTAAGGTCCCAGCTGTACATCAGCCGTACCGACCGGCAGGACTCGGGCGTGTACAAGTGCCAGGCGGTGAACGCGTACGGCCACGCCGACCATTATATTTATCTCTCCGTCCAAG AAAAACCCGAAACACCTCAATCTTTATCCGTAACCGAGATCCAGTCGCGTGCGGTGCGGCTGTCGTGGAGCCTACGCTTCGACGGCAACTCGCCGCTGCTGGGCTACGCGCTGCAGTACACGGCGCTGTCGGCGCAGGGCGCCATCCGCGTCTCGCACTGGGACGGCGCCACCACCGTCAACGTGTCGCTGCACGGCACCCACTCTCACTCGCACGTCACGTACGTTCATTACTCGACGGCAACTCGCCGCTGCTGGGCTACGCGCTGCAGTACACGGCGCTGTCGGCGCAGGGCGCCATCCGCGTCTCGCACTGGGACGGCGCCACCACCGTCAACGTGTCGCTGCACGGCACCCACTCTCACTCGCACGTCACGTACGTTCATTACTCGACGGCAACTCGCCGCTGCTGGGCTACGCGCTGCAGTACACGGCGCTGTCGGCGCAGGGCGCCATCCGCGTCTCGCACTGGGACGGCGCCACCACCGTCAACGTGTCGCTGCACGGCACCCACTCTCACTCGCACGTCACGTACGTTCATTACTCGACGGCAACTCGCCGCTGCTGGGCTACACGCTGCAGTACACGGCGCTGTCGGCGCAGGGCGCCATCCGCGTCTCGCACTGGGACGGCGCCACCACCGTCAACGTGTCGCTGCACGGCACCCACTCTCACTCGCACGTCAC ACTCACAAAGAAAGGCGACATCCATTACGAAGCGCTACTGAGCAGCCTACGACCACACACCGCCTACATGATCCGCATCGCTGCCGTCAACCAGATAGACCACAGTGCTTACACTGAAGCTGTCGTCGTCAAGACTCAAGAGGAAG CGCCATCGGAGGCGCCGAGCGGCGTGTCGGTgtcggcgggcgcggcgggcgagcTGCTAGTGGCGTGGCGCGCGCCGCCGCGGGACGCCTGGCACGGCGAGCTGCTGGGCTACTCCGTGGCCTGCGCCGAGTTGGGACCTGACGCCGTGCCGCTGCCGAACTCCACCAG AACTCTAACAGTAAACGGCTGGTCAGCCACCGAGCTGACGCTGTCTGCGCTGAAGAAGTTCACGCGCTACGAGGTGCGCGTGCGAGCCTTCAACGGCGTCGCCGCCGGGCCCGCCTCCGCGCCCGTCACTGCCACTACTCTAGAAGGAG TTCCAGAGGCGGCTCCGACAAGGGTGACGTGTTCTGCGCTGTCGTCTTCGAGCATCAAGGTGTCGtgggcgccgccgccgccggcctACCGCAACGGCATCATACAAGGATACAAAATAATCTACGCGCCACTCTCCACGAGTCATG CGGAGGGCGCGGAGATCAAGCGCGTGTCGACGACGGAGACGTACCTGCACGCGCTGCACAAGTACAGCAACTACTCGCTGCAGGTGGCCGCCTACACCGCGGCCGGCGACGGCAAGCGCAGCGCGCCCGCCTACTGCATGACGGACGAGGACG TGCCATCAGCTCCAGAGAAGATAAAAGCCTTGCCGTACTCCAGCGACTCGGTGCTGGTGAGCTGGCTGCCTCCCGTGCACCCCAACGGCGTCATATCGCACTACACCGTGTACTACCGGGAGGCGGGACG GTTAGGTAAACACTTGAGCTTCACAGTGTCGGCCGATAACAACCCTGAAGTGGAGCTGATGTTCCAAGTGAGGAACCTCATGGAGAAGCAGCGCTACGAGTTCTGGGTGTCCGCCACCACCGGCTCGGGGGAGGGGGAGGCTACCCTCGTCGTGGGACAAGGGCCGAGCTCCAGGA TATCAGCCGGGATAGCGTCGTTCGGCGGCGAGCGACGCGTGGGCGCTGGGCGCGGCGCGCTGCTGGCGTGTGCGGCCGTGGGCGCACCCGCACCGCGCACACGATGGGCGCACGCCCACGCGCCCGTCACGCACCACCGATACTACCAGGTCACGCGCTCCGGACATCTGCACATACGAG AAGTGAACGAGCAGTCTTCAGGCAACTTCACGTGCACAGCCACTAACAGCATCGGCGAGGACTCGATCGTGTACGTGGTGAAGGCGGTGCTGCCGCCCGGCGCGCCGCAGCTGTCCCTGCAGTACACCACGGCCACCAGCATCAAGCTGCACTGGAGCCTGCCCACGTCTGACATCGACCAGCCTGTGCTCG GGTACATTCTCCAGTATAAGCAGGCCTCTGAAACAGAGTGGCACAGCATCGAACTGTCTCCGGAACAGACTTCATACACTATGGACATGTTGAAATGCGGTACCACTTACAACGCCAAAATACAGGCGCAAAATAAAATCTCTCTGGGACCCTCCAGCGAAGTACTCACAGCCACTACAAGAGGAGGAC GTCCTAAAGCGCCCAAGGCCGAAGAGCACGTGCACACGAACGCTACGGCTATCAAAATAAACCTGTACGCGTGGCGCGACGCCGGCTGCCCCATCCTCGGCTTCCGGGTGGCCTACCGCCGCGCCGGCGACGACCACTGGATACAG GCCGGGGCGGGGCTCAGCGCGGCGCGGCACGTCGTGGGCGCGCTGGCGCCGGGCGCGTGGTACGAGGTGGCGGTGGAGGCTTGGAGCGACGCCGGCGTCGAGCGCGTCACGCTGCTGGCCGACACGCACACGCTCGCCGGAG GGCGCATTCCCCCGCTGCGCGCGGCGCCGCCTCCGTCGGGAGCGCGCACGGGCGCCATGCGCACGGCGCTGGTGTGGTGCGCGGCGAGCGCTCTAGTGGTCGTGGGCGCCTTGGCTGCCATCTTGTGTGTCCTACACGCTAAGCGGAA ATTCTTCTGTCTGTCCAACGACCACTACTTGCGAGACAACCGCAAGCTGAGCGAGAGCAACGAGGCGGAGCGCGAGAAGCTGCGGGAGGGACACAAGCTGTACTCCTCCTCCTCCATCAACGGCAATGAGAAATCGAATGATGACTCCTCAG CTGAGCTGTATGAAATTAGTCCATACGCGACATTCGGGGGCGGCGCAGCGGCGCATTCACTGCAGTTTCGTACGCTTGCACGGCGAGACGATGACGCCGCGCCGCCGCACCGACGACGAAGGCGTGCTTGCGACCACTATAGATACG ACGAATCAAGTTTATCCAAATGTTCTACAGTGGAAGCGAGACATAGACTGCGCGCTGCCCCTGCCCCTGCACCCACACCTGCTCCCGCTACGCACTGGCGGGAACGCTCAGATTCGGATGATTATAGTGATAGTGCTGCCAACACTACCACTAAAG GTTCAGGTGGTTCTGGCGGCGGCAGCGCGTACGGTAGCGGGCGGCGCACCGCCAGCAG TGGAGGTCAAAATGGGAGCGACGGTCTGTCGGGGGTGTTCGCTCCAGTACCTCCCGATATATCTTCACTAATAGATAA GTACCAACAAAGGAAAGAACAAGAACGTCGGGAATGCACAATTCACGTCTAA